CTCAATTGGAGATAATTAGATGAAGCAAGCAGTTCGTGTTGCCGTTACTGGCGCTGCAGGTCAAATTGGTTACAGCCTATTATTCCGTATCGCAAGCGGCGAAATGCTAGGTAAAGATCAACCAGTGATTTTGCAATTGCTCGAAGTTCCTTTTGAGAAAGCTCAACAAGCGCTTAAAGGCGTAATGATGGAGCTTCAAGATTGTGCATTCCCATTACTAGAAGACATGATCGGTACTGATGATCCTAAAGTTGCATTTAAAGATGCTGACTATGCGTTATTAGTTGGTTCACGTCCACGTGGTCCAGGTATGGAACGTGCTGACCTGCTTAAAGTGAACGGTGAAATCTTCATCGGTCAAGGTCAAGCATTGAACGAAGTTGCAAGCCGTGACGTTAAAGTTCTAGTTGTTGGTAACCCTGCAAACACGAATGCTTACATCGCAATGAAATCTGCTCCAGATCTTCCAGCGAAAAACTTCACTGCAATGTTACGTCTTGACCACAACCGTG
The nucleotide sequence above comes from Acinetobacter lwoffii. Encoded proteins:
- a CDS encoding malate dehydrogenase; this translates as MKQAVRVAVTGAAGQIGYSLLFRIASGEMLGKDQPVILQLLEVPFEKAQQALKGVMMELQDCAFPLLEDMIGTDDPKVAFKDADYALLVGSRPRGPGMERADLLKVNGEIFIGQGQALNEVASRDVKVLVVGNPANTNAYIAMKSAPDLPAKNFTAMLRLDHNRAASQIAAKTGKAVKDIKNLTVWGNHSPTMYADYRFATINGESVKDMINDQEWNANTFLPTVGKRGAAIIEARGLSSAASAANAAIDHMRDWALGTNGEWVTMGIPSDGSYGIPEGVMFGFPVTTENGEYKIVQGLEIDEFSRERINVTLNELEEERAAIADMLK